A DNA window from Sphingopyxis sp. CCNWLW2 contains the following coding sequences:
- a CDS encoding NAD-dependent epimerase/dehydratase family protein — MPDALIVGATGLIGRAVIERFGSHPVTVLARREVEGLAAQHKQLVAPSERWADMIAAEKPAVLICCLGTTIRQAGSQAAFRAVDHDLVLAAARGARAGGTAHMISVSSVGAAAKSGNFYLRTKGETEDDLRALGFDRLDLIRPGLLRGDRPGPQRLGEGLATIAAPLTDALLHGSFRRYRSISGDTVAAAIVALAGQGGSGVHIHENDAIRALAD, encoded by the coding sequence ATGCCTGACGCGCTGATCGTCGGCGCGACGGGGCTGATCGGGCGCGCGGTGATCGAACGCTTCGGTTCCCATCCCGTCACCGTCCTTGCGCGCCGCGAAGTCGAAGGGCTGGCGGCGCAGCACAAGCAACTGGTCGCCCCGTCCGAGCGCTGGGCCGACATGATCGCCGCCGAAAAGCCCGCCGTCCTCATCTGCTGCCTCGGGACGACGATCCGGCAAGCGGGGTCGCAAGCCGCTTTTCGTGCGGTCGATCACGATCTCGTGCTCGCCGCCGCACGCGGCGCCAGGGCGGGCGGCACCGCGCACATGATTTCGGTGAGTTCGGTCGGCGCTGCGGCAAAGAGCGGCAATTTCTATCTGCGCACCAAGGGCGAGACCGAGGACGACCTCCGCGCGCTCGGCTTCGACCGGCTCGACCTGATCCGCCCGGGCCTGTTGCGCGGCGATCGGCCCGGGCCGCAGCGGCTGGGCGAGGGGCTTGCAACGATCGCGGCGCCGCTGACCGACGCGCTGCTGCACGGCTCGTTCCGCCGCTATCGCTCAATCTCTGGCGATACCGTTGCTGCGGCCATTGTCGCGCTGGCGGGGCAAGGCGGCTCGGGCGTGCATATCCACGAAAACGACGCGATCCGCGCGCTCGCCGATTGA
- the gcvT gene encoding glycine cleavage system aminomethyltransferase GcvT codes for MTDTEFTGDEAGLETATLPLDAWHRAKGGRMVEFAGYWMPIQYEGIMAEHLWVRENAGLFDVSHMGQLALSGDNVAEALEMLVPGDIAGLKPGRMRYSLLLDEDGGILDDLMITNEGDQFGIVVNGAVKWEDIGHLRENLPDDITLNHNEDYGLLALQGPKAVDALARLVPEAASLVFMQATRATWAGHAIALSRSGYTGEDGFEISLPNEALTAFADALCAMDEVKPIGLGARDSLRLEAGLPLYGHDLTPAIDPAEADLGFAVSKRRREEENFPGAARILGHLADGSPRKRVGLLVDGKLPVREGAKLFDGEDEIGVVTSGGFAPSVGAPIAMGYVPRDHAVPGTAVAAEVRGKRVHCTVAAMPFVPHNYVRKTGG; via the coding sequence ATGACCGACACGGAATTTACGGGCGACGAAGCGGGACTTGAGACCGCGACGCTGCCGCTCGACGCCTGGCACCGCGCGAAGGGCGGCCGGATGGTCGAATTCGCCGGTTACTGGATGCCGATCCAATATGAAGGCATCATGGCCGAACATCTGTGGGTCCGCGAAAACGCCGGCCTGTTCGACGTCAGCCATATGGGCCAGCTGGCCTTGTCGGGCGACAATGTCGCCGAAGCGCTCGAAATGCTCGTTCCCGGCGACATCGCGGGGCTGAAGCCCGGCCGGATGCGCTATTCGCTCTTGCTGGACGAAGACGGCGGCATCCTCGACGATCTGATGATCACCAACGAAGGCGACCAGTTCGGCATCGTCGTCAACGGCGCGGTGAAGTGGGAAGATATCGGCCACCTGCGCGAAAATCTTCCCGACGATATCACGCTCAACCACAACGAAGATTATGGCCTCCTCGCGCTGCAGGGGCCGAAAGCGGTCGACGCGCTCGCGCGGCTGGTGCCCGAGGCTGCCAGCCTCGTCTTCATGCAGGCGACCCGCGCGACTTGGGCCGGCCACGCGATCGCGCTCAGCCGCTCGGGCTACACCGGCGAGGACGGCTTCGAAATCTCGCTGCCGAACGAGGCGCTGACCGCCTTCGCCGATGCGCTCTGTGCGATGGACGAAGTGAAGCCGATCGGGCTCGGTGCGCGCGACTCGCTGCGGCTCGAAGCAGGCCTGCCGCTTTACGGCCACGACCTCACCCCCGCGATCGACCCCGCCGAAGCCGATCTCGGCTTCGCGGTCAGCAAGCGCCGCCGCGAAGAAGAGAATTTCCCCGGCGCGGCGCGCATCCTCGGCCATCTCGCCGACGGCAGCCCGCGCAAGCGGGTGGGGCTGCTTGTCGACGGCAAGCTGCCAGTGCGCGAGGGCGCCAAGCTGTTCGACGGCGAGGACGAGATTGGCGTCGTGACGTCAGGCGGTTTCGCCCCCAGCGTCGGGGCGCCGATCGCGATGGGCTATGTTCCTCGCGATCATGCTGTGCCCGGCACCGCGGTCGCGGCCGAAGTGCGCGGGAAGCGCGTGCATTGCACCGTCGCGGCCATGCCCTTTGTCCCGCATAATTATGTTCGTAAAACAGGAGGTTGA
- the gcvH gene encoding glycine cleavage system protein GcvH: protein MPRYFTEEHEWIDVDGDVATVGITDFAQGQLGDIVFVEVPDTGAELTKGGDAAVVESVKAASDVYAPVDGTVTEGNGQLEEDPALVNSDAEGEGWFFRMTLGDKSQLEGLMDAKAYKVFCDAL, encoded by the coding sequence ATGCCGCGTTATTTTACCGAAGAGCATGAGTGGATCGACGTCGACGGCGACGTCGCGACGGTCGGCATCACCGACTTCGCGCAGGGCCAGCTTGGCGACATCGTGTTCGTCGAAGTCCCCGACACCGGCGCCGAACTCACCAAGGGCGGCGACGCGGCGGTGGTCGAATCGGTGAAGGCGGCAAGCGACGTCTATGCGCCGGTCGACGGCACCGTGACCGAAGGCAATGGTCAGCTCGAGGAAGATCCCGCGCTCGTCAATTCGGATGCCGAAGGCGAAGGCTGGTTCTTCCGCATGACGCTGGGCGACAAGAGCCAGCTCGAAGGGCTGATGGACGCGAAGGCGTACAAAGTCTTCTGCGACGCCCTTTGA
- a CDS encoding glycosyltransferase family 2 protein, with the protein MIATDPALANCRLMVATPIYEGAQGTYVRAALDLALRAQAIGMAVRFEFILYQPSITRARDMLTAMFLASDCTHLLFVDADIDFSVDDVFSLIKVMAEHSECGVLGGAYPRRTINWRNVARAVEMGLAKDDPADLARFSGDFALHFLNADQSFKMTDLVELSRLGTAMMLIRREVLDGMRAALPDLVFRPDPAERQAHGVGELEPAFFCPLIEPESQALLSDDYAFCRRVRDTGFRIWLAPWIRTTHAGPAIFSGALADTVQLFSANSASSPE; encoded by the coding sequence GTGATCGCGACCGATCCTGCCCTTGCCAATTGCCGCCTGATGGTGGCGACGCCCATCTATGAGGGGGCGCAGGGCACCTATGTCCGTGCAGCGCTCGACCTCGCGTTGCGCGCGCAGGCGATCGGCATGGCGGTGCGGTTCGAATTCATCCTCTATCAACCGTCGATCACGCGCGCGCGCGACATGCTGACCGCGATGTTCCTCGCGAGCGACTGTACGCATCTGCTGTTCGTCGACGCCGACATCGACTTTTCGGTCGATGATGTTTTTTCGCTCATCAAGGTCATGGCGGAGCATTCCGAATGCGGCGTCCTCGGCGGGGCCTATCCGCGCCGGACGATCAACTGGCGCAATGTAGCGCGCGCGGTCGAGATGGGTCTCGCTAAGGATGACCCCGCCGACCTTGCCCGTTTTTCGGGCGATTTCGCGCTTCATTTCCTGAACGCAGACCAGAGCTTCAAGATGACCGACCTTGTCGAGCTGTCGCGTCTCGGCACCGCGATGATGCTGATCCGGCGCGAGGTGCTCGACGGCATGCGTGCGGCCTTGCCCGACCTTGTCTTTCGTCCCGACCCCGCCGAACGGCAGGCGCATGGTGTCGGCGAACTCGAACCCGCCTTTTTCTGCCCGCTGATCGAGCCCGAAAGCCAGGCTCTGTTGTCGGACGACTATGCTTTTTGCCGCCGCGTTCGCGATACGGGCTTTCGTATCTGGCTCGCGCCCTGGATTCGGACGACCCACGCGGGCCCGGCGATCTTTTCGGGTGCGCTCGCCGACACAGTACAGCTTTTTTCTGCAAATTCTGCCTCTTCCCCGGAGTAG
- the gcvPA gene encoding aminomethyl-transferring glycine dehydrogenase subunit GcvPA, translating into MRYLPLTNDDRAAMLATIGAATIDDLFVDVPAEARLDGPIAGLPNHASELAVERHMGALARRSRAAGEGPFFLGAGAYRHHVPASVDHLIQRGEFLTAYTPYQPEIAQGTLQMLFEFQSQVARLLGTDVANASMYDGSTACWEAIVMARRITKRAKALLSTGLHPHYRSVARTMAKYTGDVLVDGDPSLEAGTDWAALADSIDKDTSCVVVQYPDILGRIDDMTALAEACQAAGALLIAVVTEPVALGLIKSPGEMGADIVVGEGQSLGVGLQFGGPYVGLFACKTKYVRQMPGRLCGETVDANGKRGFVLTLSTREQHIRREKATSNICTNSGLCALAFSIHMTLLGEAGLRQLAAINHGRAKAAAAELAKVPGVSVLNNSFFNEFTLLLPTAARPVIHKLAEKDILGGVSLGRLYPDNAGLENGLVVAVTETVTEADISAFAAALKEVLA; encoded by the coding sequence ATGCGTTATCTGCCTTTGACCAATGACGACCGCGCGGCGATGCTCGCGACGATCGGTGCCGCCACGATCGACGACCTGTTCGTCGACGTCCCCGCCGAGGCACGCCTCGATGGCCCGATCGCCGGCTTGCCGAACCATGCGAGCGAACTCGCGGTCGAGCGCCATATGGGCGCACTCGCGCGCCGCAGCCGCGCCGCGGGCGAGGGGCCTTTCTTCCTTGGCGCCGGCGCCTATCGCCACCATGTGCCGGCGAGCGTCGATCATCTAATCCAGCGCGGCGAGTTCCTGACGGCCTACACGCCGTACCAGCCCGAAATCGCGCAGGGCACGCTGCAGATGCTGTTCGAATTCCAGTCGCAGGTTGCGCGGCTGCTTGGCACAGACGTTGCCAATGCGTCGATGTACGACGGCTCGACCGCGTGCTGGGAAGCGATCGTCATGGCACGGCGCATCACCAAGCGGGCGAAGGCTTTGCTTTCGACCGGCCTCCACCCGCACTACCGCAGCGTCGCACGCACGATGGCGAAATATACCGGCGATGTGCTGGTCGACGGCGATCCGAGCCTCGAAGCCGGCACCGACTGGGCCGCGCTCGCGGACAGCATCGACAAGGACACGAGCTGCGTCGTCGTCCAGTACCCCGACATTCTCGGCCGTATCGACGACATGACCGCGCTCGCTGAGGCCTGCCAGGCCGCCGGCGCGCTGTTGATTGCGGTGGTGACCGAACCCGTTGCGCTCGGCCTGATCAAATCGCCCGGCGAGATGGGCGCCGATATCGTCGTGGGCGAGGGGCAGTCGCTCGGCGTCGGGCTCCAGTTCGGTGGGCCCTACGTTGGCCTCTTCGCGTGCAAGACCAAATATGTGCGCCAGATGCCGGGACGCCTCTGCGGCGAAACCGTCGATGCGAACGGCAAGCGCGGCTTCGTGCTGACGCTGTCGACACGCGAGCAGCATATTCGCCGCGAGAAGGCCACGAGCAATATCTGCACTAATTCAGGACTTTGTGCGCTGGCATTCAGCATCCATATGACTTTGCTCGGCGAAGCGGGCCTTCGCCAGCTCGCCGCGATCAACCATGGCCGCGCGAAAGCGGCCGCCGCTGAACTCGCGAAAGTGCCCGGCGTGTCGGTGCTGAACAACAGCTTCTTCAACGAGTTCACACTGCTGCTGCCGACCGCGGCGCGCCCCGTGATCCACAAGCTCGCTGAAAAGGACATATTGGGCGGCGTCTCGCTCGGCCGTCTCTATCCCGACAACGCCGGCCTCGAAAATGGCCTCGTCGTCGCCGTGACCGAAACCGTGACCGAGGCGGATATTTCCGCCTTCGCCGCGGCCCTGAAGGAGGTGCTGGCATGA
- the gcvPB gene encoding aminomethyl-transferring glycine dehydrogenase subunit GcvPB, which translates to MNVAGGADDSTTFTGNRALMLEEALIFEIGGSETTGVDFDETAPVTDLGALARTAPIGLPGLSESETVRHYTRLSRQNYAIDLGLFPLGSCTMKHNPRLNEKVARMPGFADVHPLQPQETVQGAYAVIHELAEWLITLTGMHSVAMSPKAGAHGELCGILCIKAALEARGEDRRVILVPESAHGTNPATAAFAGFTVEDIPATEAGRVNLEALKARLGPDVAGVMITNPNTCGLFEREMKAISDAVHAAGGYVYCDGANFNAIVGRVRPGDLGVDAMHINLHKTFSTPHGGGGPGSGPVVLSAALAPFAPLPFVTKQGDDFRLIEEENAGEDHPQTFGRMTAFHGQMGMFTRALTYILSHGADGLKQVAEDAVLNANYVLRSLDGVLDAPFAASGPCMHEALFSDKGLAEGFSTLDIAKGLIDEGYHPMTVYFPLVVHGAMLVEPTETESKAALDQFIGALRSIAMRAKNGDPALKTAPHFAPRARLDETLAARKPILAWEG; encoded by the coding sequence ATGAACGTCGCCGGCGGTGCCGACGATAGCACGACCTTCACCGGCAACCGCGCGCTGATGCTCGAGGAAGCGCTGATCTTCGAGATCGGCGGTAGCGAGACGACCGGCGTCGACTTCGATGAAACCGCACCTGTCACCGACCTCGGCGCGCTCGCGCGCACCGCGCCGATCGGCTTGCCGGGGCTCAGCGAATCCGAAACGGTGCGCCATTATACCCGCCTGTCGCGGCAGAATTACGCGATCGACCTCGGGCTGTTCCCGCTTGGCAGCTGCACGATGAAGCACAACCCGCGCCTCAACGAAAAGGTCGCGCGGATGCCCGGCTTCGCCGACGTCCACCCGCTCCAGCCGCAGGAGACGGTGCAGGGCGCCTATGCGGTGATCCACGAGCTCGCCGAATGGCTGATCACGCTCACCGGCATGCACAGCGTCGCGATGTCGCCCAAGGCGGGCGCGCATGGCGAGCTGTGCGGCATCCTCTGCATCAAGGCGGCGCTCGAAGCGCGCGGCGAGGACCGCCGCGTGATCCTCGTCCCCGAAAGCGCGCACGGCACCAACCCCGCGACCGCGGCCTTCGCGGGCTTCACAGTCGAGGATATCCCGGCAACCGAGGCGGGCCGCGTCAACCTCGAAGCCTTGAAGGCGCGCCTCGGCCCCGACGTCGCGGGCGTGATGATCACCAACCCCAACACCTGCGGCCTGTTCGAGCGCGAGATGAAGGCGATTTCGGACGCGGTCCATGCGGCGGGCGGCTATGTCTATTGCGACGGCGCGAACTTCAACGCCATCGTTGGCCGCGTGCGCCCCGGCGATCTCGGCGTCGATGCGATGCACATCAACCTGCACAAGACCTTCTCGACCCCGCATGGCGGCGGCGGTCCGGGTTCGGGTCCGGTCGTGCTGTCGGCAGCGCTCGCGCCCTTCGCGCCGCTGCCCTTCGTCACGAAGCAGGGCGATGACTTCCGCCTGATCGAAGAGGAGAATGCGGGCGAGGATCATCCGCAGACCTTCGGCCGCATGACCGCTTTTCACGGCCAGATGGGCATGTTCACGCGCGCGCTGACCTATATCCTGAGCCACGGCGCCGACGGGCTGAAGCAGGTCGCCGAGGATGCGGTGCTCAACGCCAATTATGTGCTGCGCAGCCTCGACGGCGTGCTCGACGCGCCGTTCGCGGCGTCGGGCCCGTGCATGCACGAGGCGCTGTTCAGCGACAAGGGCCTCGCCGAAGGCTTCTCGACGCTCGACATTGCCAAGGGGCTGATCGACGAGGGTTATCACCCGATGACGGTCTATTTCCCGCTCGTCGTCCATGGCGCGATGCTCGTCGAGCCGACCGAGACCGAGAGCAAGGCCGCGCTCGACCAGTTCATCGGGGCGCTGCGCAGCATCGCGATGCGTGCGAAGAACGGCGACCCGGCGCTCAAGACCGCGCCGCATTTCGCCCCCCGCGCGCGCCTCGACGAGACGCTCGCGGCGCGGAAGCCCATACTCGCCTGGGAGGGCTGA
- a CDS encoding ABA4-like family protein, translated as MSWDTIFLLVNYWAFASWIALVFLPRGPKILAAILYVGVFLLCLAYTVMIVGYLTGSIDPGGPSSNDFTTLSGVMKLFDSPGGATLGWTHYLAFDLFTGMWIARDADQKGFSRIVQFPFLFLTLMVGPVGLFAWLIVRERRARAQAKK; from the coding sequence ATGAGCTGGGACACGATTTTTCTGCTGGTGAATTACTGGGCGTTCGCGAGCTGGATCGCGCTCGTTTTTCTACCGCGCGGCCCGAAAATCCTTGCAGCAATTCTCTATGTCGGCGTGTTCCTCCTCTGCCTTGCCTATACGGTGATGATCGTGGGCTACCTGACCGGCAGCATCGATCCCGGCGGGCCAAGCAGTAACGATTTCACGACATTGTCCGGGGTGATGAAGCTGTTCGACAGCCCGGGCGGCGCGACGCTGGGGTGGACACACTATCTGGCCTTTGACCTGTTCACCGGCATGTGGATCGCGCGCGACGCCGACCAGAAGGGGTTCAGCCGCATCGTGCAATTCCCCTTCCTGTTCCTGACGCTGATGGTCGGTCCGGTCGGGCTGTTCGCTTGGCTGATCGTCCGCGAACGCCGCGCGCGGGCGCAGGCGAAAAAGTGA
- a CDS encoding DUF938 domain-containing protein, producing the protein MPGDGALGDKRHAPATLRNRDAIVAVLADWLPATGTVLEVASGSGEHAVHFAAAFSQLDWQPSDPDPAGLGSIAAYRADAGLANIAPPVALDAAAAYWPVDRADAILCINMVHISPWDATLGLFAGAARLLAPGAPLVLYGPYIEPDVQTATSNLAFDDSLRSRNPAWGLRDTDAVKAAAADAGFAFAERRAMPANNLMLLFRRT; encoded by the coding sequence ATGCCGGGCGATGGCGCGCTAGGCGACAAGCGCCATGCTCCCGCGACGCTACGCAATCGTGACGCTATCGTTGCGGTGCTCGCCGATTGGTTGCCCGCGACGGGAACGGTGCTGGAAGTCGCGAGCGGGTCGGGCGAGCACGCCGTCCACTTCGCCGCCGCCTTCTCGCAGCTCGACTGGCAGCCGAGCGACCCGGATCCCGCCGGGCTGGGCTCGATAGCGGCGTACCGTGCCGACGCCGGTCTCGCGAATATCGCGCCGCCGGTCGCGCTCGATGCGGCCGCCGCCTATTGGCCCGTCGACCGCGCCGATGCGATTCTCTGCATCAACATGGTCCATATCAGCCCGTGGGACGCCACGCTGGGCCTGTTCGCGGGCGCGGCGCGGCTGCTCGCCCCCGGCGCGCCGCTGGTCCTCTACGGCCCTTATATCGAACCCGATGTTCAGACGGCGACAAGCAATCTCGCCTTCGATGACAGCCTGCGCAGCCGCAATCCCGCATGGGGCCTGCGCGATACCGATGCCGTCAAAGCCGCCGCCGCCGATGCCGGTTTCGCCTTCGCCGAGCGCCGCGCGATGCCCGCGAACAATCTGATGCTGCTGTTCCGCCGCACCTGA
- a CDS encoding fatty acid--CoA ligase: MGRDVSELFTFDEFLTHWASERPDRVALREEDRVYSYAELDDRTARAASALIAAGLKKGDRIAWIGKNSDLYFTLFYGAARAGIVMAPIGWRLSPTEWAFIVNDTQAKIVFAGPGFDGLAEQLAGKLQNDPAIVGAADAWAMIDAAERVPFDPSGANDAVLQLYTSGTTGNPKGAVLSNQNLFALRKHSSTLDLPYTKWEDDEAVLVAMPCAHIGGTGLGIMALASGLPGIILAEFNPDGVFDAVEQHGVTRFFIVPAALQMLLMHPRCASVDYSRLKYILYGAAPIPLDLLRQCIKMFGAQFIQAYGMTETTGTISMLPPEDHDPEGNARMRSAGKALPGVEIVILGPDGQSVPLGEVGEVVTRSSNNMLGYWNLPEATSKTMTDDGWIRTGDAGYLDADGYLFIHDRMKDMIITGGENVYPAEVESAIFGHPAVQEVAVIGIPDAKWGETVKAVVVAKPGATADEADIIAWARERIAAFKCPRSIDVIDALPRNASGKILRKDLRAPYWEGYARMVN; the protein is encoded by the coding sequence ATGGGCCGCGACGTTTCGGAGCTGTTTACGTTCGACGAATTCCTGACCCATTGGGCCAGCGAGCGCCCCGACCGGGTGGCGCTGCGCGAAGAGGATCGCGTCTATAGCTACGCCGAACTCGACGATCGCACCGCGCGCGCAGCATCGGCTTTGATCGCGGCGGGGCTGAAGAAGGGCGACCGCATCGCGTGGATCGGCAAGAACAGCGACCTCTATTTCACGCTCTTCTACGGCGCAGCGCGCGCGGGCATTGTGATGGCGCCGATCGGCTGGCGCCTGTCGCCAACCGAATGGGCGTTCATCGTCAATGACACGCAGGCGAAGATCGTGTTCGCGGGGCCGGGGTTCGACGGGCTAGCCGAACAACTCGCGGGCAAGTTGCAGAACGACCCCGCGATTGTCGGCGCCGCCGATGCATGGGCGATGATCGACGCGGCCGAGCGCGTACCCTTTGACCCATCGGGCGCCAACGACGCGGTGCTCCAGCTCTACACCTCGGGCACCACCGGCAATCCCAAGGGCGCGGTGCTGTCGAACCAAAACCTCTTCGCGCTGCGCAAACATTCGAGCACGCTCGACCTCCCCTATACCAAATGGGAGGATGACGAGGCGGTGCTGGTCGCGATGCCGTGCGCGCATATCGGCGGCACGGGGCTCGGCATCATGGCGCTCGCATCGGGGCTCCCCGGCATCATCCTTGCCGAATTCAACCCCGACGGGGTGTTCGACGCGGTCGAGCAGCATGGCGTGACGCGCTTCTTCATCGTCCCCGCGGCGCTGCAGATGCTGCTCATGCACCCGCGCTGCGCCAGCGTCGATTACAGCCGCCTAAAATATATCCTCTATGGCGCCGCACCGATCCCGCTCGATCTGCTCCGCCAGTGCATCAAGATGTTCGGCGCCCAGTTCATCCAGGCCTATGGCATGACCGAGACGACCGGCACGATCTCGATGCTACCGCCCGAGGACCATGACCCCGAAGGCAATGCGCGCATGCGTTCGGCGGGCAAGGCGCTTCCCGGGGTCGAAATCGTCATCCTCGGGCCTGACGGCCAATCGGTCCCGCTGGGCGAGGTGGGCGAGGTCGTCACGCGCTCGTCGAACAATATGCTCGGATATTGGAACCTGCCCGAAGCGACGTCGAAGACGATGACCGACGACGGCTGGATCCGTACCGGCGACGCGGGCTACCTCGACGCGGACGGTTATCTCTTCATCCACGACCGGATGAAGGACATGATCATCACCGGCGGCGAGAATGTCTATCCGGCCGAGGTCGAAAGCGCAATTTTCGGTCATCCCGCGGTGCAGGAGGTCGCGGTGATCGGCATTCCCGACGCAAAATGGGGGGAGACGGTGAAGGCCGTCGTCGTCGCCAAGCCCGGCGCCACGGCCGACGAAGCCGACATCATCGCCTGGGCGCGCGAGCGCATCGCGGCGTTCAAATGCCCGCGCAGCATCGACGTGATCGACGCATTGCCGCGCAATGCGAGCGGCAAGATTCTGCGCAAGGACCTGCGTGCGCCCTATTGGGAAGGCTATGCGCGGATGGTGAATTGA
- a CDS encoding glutathione S-transferase family protein: MTRPILYHCPDARSLRCLWAVEEAGIDVDLKLLKFPPRAFEPDYRAVNPLMTIPGWVEDGQLMTESAAICERIAEGTPLEVRRDEADYWAWRNWLHRSDATLTFPLAIMIRYTRVEPEERRLAQAVEDYKAFFGGRAKSIEAALSDGREWLVAGRFTIADIVIGYAAFLATTLGADDVLGDATKAWLDRCMARDGFRRARARQKAAA, translated from the coding sequence ATGACGCGTCCGATCTTGTATCACTGCCCCGACGCCCGCTCTTTGCGCTGCCTGTGGGCGGTCGAGGAAGCCGGGATCGACGTCGACCTCAAGCTGCTCAAATTCCCGCCGCGCGCGTTCGAGCCCGATTATCGCGCGGTCAATCCGCTGATGACGATCCCAGGCTGGGTCGAGGACGGGCAGTTGATGACCGAATCGGCGGCGATCTGCGAGCGGATCGCCGAAGGGACGCCGCTCGAAGTGCGCCGCGATGAGGCGGATTATTGGGCGTGGCGCAACTGGCTCCACCGCAGCGACGCGACGCTGACCTTCCCGCTCGCGATTATGATCCGCTACACGCGCGTCGAACCCGAGGAGCGTCGACTGGCCCAAGCGGTCGAGGATTACAAAGCTTTCTTCGGCGGCCGTGCAAAGAGCATCGAGGCGGCGCTGAGCGACGGGCGCGAGTGGCTGGTCGCGGGGCGCTTCACGATCGCCGATATCGTGATCGGCTACGCCGCCTTCCTTGCGACGACTTTGGGCGCCGACGATGTCCTGGGCGATGCGACAAAGGCGTGGCTGGACCGCTGCATGGCGCGCGACGGCTTCCGGCGCGCTCGCGCGCGGCAGAAAGCCGCCGCCTGA
- a CDS encoding DMT family transporter, with protein sequence MSVAPSPAPSDGPPQNYLGGIGLRLLAMVSLSLMFVLVKYIDAAGIHIVESLFWRQALVLPFLLLWVQATSGLSSLKTQRIGAHARRMLMGLTGMACNFGAMILLPMAEATTISLSVPIFAVIFAALILGEATGWQRWSAVIVGFIGVLVVLDPISSFAGGFGGTHGLGTIVALTGAIMTALITIAVRDLGRTENAGTIVFWFSLLSMIPLGIALPFVITPHDGHEWLLLIGLGFLGAVVQMSLTGALRLAPVSVVIPMDYSSLLWAIAAGWWFFGTLPADTTWVGAPLIIASGLFIAWREHRRHIDRPKEVAA encoded by the coding sequence ATGAGCGTAGCGCCGTCCCCTGCCCCGTCCGACGGGCCCCCGCAGAATTATCTGGGCGGCATCGGGCTGCGGTTGCTCGCGATGGTCAGCCTGTCGCTGATGTTCGTGCTCGTCAAATATATCGACGCCGCGGGCATTCATATCGTCGAGAGCCTGTTCTGGCGGCAGGCGCTCGTCCTGCCCTTCTTACTGCTCTGGGTGCAGGCGACCAGCGGCCTGTCGTCGCTCAAGACGCAGCGGATCGGCGCGCACGCGCGGCGAATGCTTATGGGGCTGACCGGCATGGCGTGCAATTTCGGCGCGATGATCCTGCTGCCGATGGCCGAGGCGACGACGATCAGCCTGTCGGTGCCGATCTTTGCCGTGATCTTCGCCGCATTGATCCTTGGCGAGGCGACGGGGTGGCAGCGATGGAGCGCGGTGATCGTCGGCTTTATCGGCGTCCTCGTCGTGCTCGATCCCATTTCGAGCTTCGCGGGTGGATTCGGCGGCACGCACGGCCTCGGCACGATCGTTGCACTCACAGGCGCGATTATGACCGCGCTGATCACCATTGCCGTGCGCGACCTCGGCCGCACCGAAAATGCGGGGACGATCGTTTTCTGGTTCAGCCTGTTGTCGATGATCCCGCTCGGCATCGCCCTGCCCTTCGTCATCACGCCGCACGACGGCCATGAATGGCTGCTCCTGATCGGGCTCGGCTTTCTCGGCGCGGTCGTCCAGATGTCGCTGACCGGCGCGCTGCGCCTCGCGCCGGTGTCGGTCGTGATCCCGATGGATTATTCGAGCCTGCTCTGGGCGATCGCCGCGGGCTGGTGGTTCTTTGGGACCTTGCCCGCCGACACGACATGGGTCGGCGCGCCGCTGATCATCGCGTCGGGCCTGTTCATCGCCTGGCGCGAACATCGCCGCCATATCGACCGCCCGAAGGAGGTTGCCGCATGA
- a CDS encoding DMT family transporter, producing the protein MAWIYLTIAGIFEIVWAYSMKQSEGFTRPGATAVTIVAMIISFALLSLSMKSLPLGTAYTIWTGIGAVGAFLVGIFVLGEQANAMRITAALLIVSGLVMMKLSAPA; encoded by the coding sequence ATGGCCTGGATATATTTGACGATTGCCGGAATTTTCGAAATCGTGTGGGCTTATTCGATGAAGCAGTCCGAGGGCTTCACGCGCCCCGGCGCGACCGCCGTCACGATTGTCGCGATGATTATAAGCTTCGCGTTGCTGTCGTTGTCGATGAAGTCGCTGCCGCTCGGCACCGCCTACACGATCTGGACCGGGATCGGTGCGGTCGGGGCGTTCCTTGTCGGCATCTTCGTCCTCGGCGAACAGGCGAATGCGATGCGGATTACCGCCGCGCTGCTGATCGTCAGCGGACTGGTGATGATGAAGCTGTCCGCGCCCGCCTGA